In Marivirga salinae, a single window of DNA contains:
- the dnaA gene encoding chromosomal replication initiator protein DnaA: MVKDCQSVWNNCLHSIKEGVGEQSFNTWFSPIDPIKLENNVLTIQVPSQFFYEWLEEHYVHILRKVIHQELGPEGRLEYSVIVDKGNEKYKPFTINLPNNNKSNKPKEQPREEPLNPFALNGVDLSQQNSQLNPNYTFDTFIEGDCNRLARSAGYAVAKKPGITSFNPLMIYGGVGLGKTHLVQAIGNEIKDTLNGKFVLYVSSEKFTNQFIDALRNNKIQDFSNYYLHIDALIIDDVQFLGGKERTQEIFFHIFNHLHQNGKQIIMTSDRPPRDLKGLEDRLLSRFKWGLTADLQQPDLETRIAIIQNKMESDGIHIPEDVIEYLAYSVDTNIRELEGVLISLIAHASLNRKEIDLELAKQTLKNIVHDIESEVGIDFIQKTIAEHFAVKIDDLKAKTRKKEIVIARQVSMYFCKEHTNHSLKSIGYHFGGRDHSTVIHAVQSVNDMMQVDKRFREEMEELKKRFKMKKV, from the coding sequence ATGGTTAAAGACTGTCAATCAGTATGGAATAATTGTCTTCACTCCATAAAGGAGGGAGTAGGAGAGCAGAGTTTTAATACTTGGTTTTCTCCTATTGATCCTATTAAGCTTGAAAATAACGTTTTAACGATTCAAGTGCCAAGCCAGTTCTTTTATGAGTGGTTAGAGGAGCACTATGTCCATATTTTACGGAAAGTCATTCACCAAGAACTTGGACCCGAAGGTAGATTAGAATACTCTGTTATTGTGGATAAAGGAAATGAGAAGTACAAACCATTTACCATTAATCTACCTAATAATAATAAATCCAATAAGCCTAAGGAACAACCAAGAGAAGAACCTCTCAATCCATTCGCTTTAAATGGTGTGGATTTAAGTCAGCAAAACTCTCAGCTTAATCCCAATTATACTTTCGATACTTTCATAGAAGGCGATTGTAACCGTTTGGCTAGATCAGCGGGTTATGCTGTGGCTAAAAAACCAGGTATTACTTCTTTCAACCCATTGATGATTTATGGTGGGGTAGGATTGGGAAAAACCCATTTGGTACAAGCCATTGGAAATGAAATTAAAGATACTTTAAATGGTAAATTCGTTTTGTATGTTTCTTCCGAGAAATTTACCAACCAATTTATCGATGCCTTAAGAAATAATAAAATTCAGGATTTTTCTAATTACTACTTACACATTGATGCATTAATCATTGATGATGTTCAGTTTTTGGGTGGTAAAGAGAGAACCCAGGAAATATTTTTTCATATTTTCAACCATTTACATCAGAATGGTAAGCAAATCATCATGACTTCTGATCGTCCGCCTAGGGATTTGAAAGGATTGGAAGATAGATTGCTTTCTCGTTTTAAATGGGGGTTAACAGCAGATTTACAACAGCCAGATTTGGAAACCAGAATAGCCATTATCCAGAATAAAATGGAAAGCGATGGTATTCATATTCCAGAAGATGTGATTGAATATTTAGCTTATTCCGTAGATACCAATATCAGAGAGTTAGAAGGGGTATTGATTTCATTGATTGCCCATGCTTCTTTAAATCGCAAGGAAATTGATTTAGAATTGGCTAAGCAGACTTTGAAAAATATTGTACACGATATTGAGTCTGAAGTAGGTATAGATTTCATTCAAAAAACCATTGCTGAACATTTCGCAGTGAAAATTGATGATTTGAAAGCCAAAACTAGAAAGAAAGAAATCGTAATTGCCCGTCAGGTTTCAATGTATTTCTGCAAGGAACACACCAACCATTCTTTAAAATCAATAGGTTACCATTTCGGAGGAAGAGATCATTCCACTGTTATTCATGCAGTGCAATCAGTAAATGATATGATGCAAGTGGATAAACGCTTCAGAGAAGAAATGGAAGAGCTGAAGAAGAGGTTTAAAATGAAGAAGGTTTAG
- the scpA gene encoding methylmalonyl-CoA mutase, giving the protein MRPDFSKIKNINLDKAESKAHSRPEWKTAESIVVPPVIDASTIEGAEHIGFIAGKAPYLRGPYSTMYVQRPWTIRQYAGFSTAEESNAFYRKNLAAGQKGLSVAFDLATHRGYDSDHPRVEGDVGKAGVAIDSILDMKLLFDQIPLDKMSVSMTMNGAVIPIMAFYIVAAEEQGVKPEQLSGTIQNDILKEFMVRNTYIYPPTPSVRIISDIFEYTSKNMPKFNSISISGYHMHEAGATADLELAYTLADGLEYIRAGLKSGLTIDKFAPRLSFFWAIGMNHFMEIAKMRAGRLLWAKIVKQFNPENPKSLALRTHSQTSGYSLTEQDPYNNVARTYIEAKAAVLGHTQSLHTNALDEAIALPTDFSARIARNTQLFLQNETRITKTVDPWGGSYYVEFLTDQLVKKAWKLIEEVEEMGGMTKAIESGLPKMRIEEASARKQAGIDSGREVIVGINRYQTDEESDIELREVDNTAVLKSQVKRLEKLKADRNDSEVQTALENLAECAKSGKGNLLEFAVEAARKRATLGEISDAMEKSFGRHKATIRSIQGVYSGEAGNSEDFKKAQKLANDFAELEGRRPRILIAKMGQDGHDRGAKVIATSFADLGFDVDIGPLFQTPEESAMQAAENDVHIVGASSLAAGHKMLIPKLINELKRIGREDIMVIAGGVIPPKDYDFLYEAGVSAVFGPGTNIAKAATQILEKLMKEDEEIS; this is encoded by the coding sequence ATGAGACCTGATTTTTCGAAAATAAAGAACATAAACTTAGATAAAGCCGAAAGTAAAGCACATTCAAGACCAGAATGGAAAACTGCGGAAAGCATAGTGGTTCCTCCTGTAATTGATGCCTCCACTATTGAAGGCGCTGAACATATAGGCTTTATTGCAGGAAAAGCTCCGTATTTAAGAGGTCCTTACAGCACTATGTATGTGCAAAGACCTTGGACAATTCGCCAATATGCTGGATTTTCCACTGCTGAGGAGTCCAATGCATTTTATAGAAAGAATTTAGCAGCAGGACAAAAGGGATTATCCGTTGCTTTTGATTTAGCCACACATAGAGGTTATGATTCTGATCATCCTAGAGTTGAAGGAGATGTAGGAAAAGCAGGAGTAGCCATTGACAGCATTTTGGATATGAAACTGCTATTCGACCAAATTCCTTTGGATAAAATGTCTGTTTCTATGACCATGAACGGTGCGGTAATCCCCATCATGGCATTTTATATAGTGGCTGCTGAGGAACAAGGCGTTAAACCCGAGCAACTATCAGGTACCATTCAAAATGACATTTTGAAGGAATTTATGGTGAGGAATACTTATATCTACCCTCCTACCCCATCTGTTCGAATTATTTCAGATATTTTCGAATATACCAGTAAAAATATGCCGAAATTTAATTCCATCAGCATAAGTGGTTATCACATGCATGAAGCAGGTGCCACAGCAGATTTGGAATTAGCTTATACTTTAGCAGATGGATTGGAATACATTAGAGCAGGATTAAAATCAGGATTAACCATTGATAAATTTGCCCCTCGCCTATCCTTTTTCTGGGCAATTGGTATGAACCATTTTATGGAAATCGCCAAAATGAGAGCCGGTAGATTGCTTTGGGCAAAAATTGTTAAACAATTTAATCCTGAAAACCCGAAATCTTTAGCTTTGAGAACACATAGCCAAACTTCAGGCTACAGCTTAACAGAGCAAGACCCCTATAATAATGTTGCCAGAACTTATATTGAAGCAAAAGCAGCAGTTTTAGGACATACTCAATCTTTGCACACCAATGCATTGGATGAAGCCATTGCATTGCCTACAGATTTCTCAGCTAGAATAGCACGAAACACGCAATTATTCCTACAGAATGAAACACGAATCACCAAGACAGTTGATCCTTGGGGCGGCTCCTATTATGTGGAATTCCTGACAGACCAGCTAGTGAAAAAAGCTTGGAAATTGATTGAGGAAGTAGAAGAAATGGGCGGAATGACCAAAGCCATTGAATCAGGACTTCCGAAAATGAGAATTGAAGAGGCTTCTGCCAGAAAACAAGCAGGAATTGATTCCGGCAGAGAAGTTATAGTGGGCATAAACCGCTATCAGACGGATGAAGAAAGTGATATTGAATTGCGTGAGGTAGATAATACAGCAGTTTTAAAATCACAGGTTAAGCGACTGGAAAAACTTAAGGCTGATAGAAACGACTCAGAAGTGCAAACTGCCTTAGAAAATTTGGCAGAATGTGCCAAGTCAGGAAAAGGCAATTTATTGGAGTTTGCAGTAGAAGCTGCTCGAAAAAGAGCTACATTAGGTGAAATCTCAGATGCTATGGAAAAATCATTTGGAAGGCATAAAGCAACCATTCGCTCCATTCAAGGAGTTTATTCAGGTGAAGCAGGCAATAGTGAGGACTTCAAAAAAGCACAGAAATTAGCGAATGATTTTGCGGAATTAGAAGGTAGAAGACCTAGAATTTTGATTGCCAAAATGGGACAAGATGGTCACGATAGAGGCGCTAAAGTAATAGCCACCAGCTTTGCTGATTTAGGCTTTGATGTGGACATCGGACCGCTTTTCCAAACTCCTGAAGAATCAGCTATGCAAGCAGCGGAAAATGATGTTCATATAGTAGGCGCATCAAGTTTAGCAGCTGGACATAAAATGCTAATCCCTAAATTGATCAATGAATTAAAAAGGATTGGCAGAGAAGATATTATGGTGATTGCGGGTGGTGTAATTCCGCCTAAAGATTATGATTTCTTGTATGAGGCTGGAGTAAGTGCTGTTTTTGGCCCAGGAACCAATATAGCTAAAGCTGCAACTCAGATTTTGGAGAAATTGATGAAGGAGGATGAGGAGATTAGTTAA
- a CDS encoding methylmalonyl-CoA mutase family protein gives MSETKLFKDFEKSSAIDWKNQIIKELKDKPFENLISKTPEGISIQPFYHKDTAEHSEINIQNPIQKINEALSPRYWANQAKVAVNNEKEANQSALEALNGGAEGIIFVIDKADINLDTLLNEIQPEYCMISFESREPFYSLISQYLNFISAHDIDSHKISGFYHCDIIECRDAGIIGINDHDFESIAELIRHADEYPDFKPLCMSSNLFHNSGANITNESGLLLSKAVEFFDKLTDLKLELNQILKSTVFSLAIGSHFFFEIAKLKALKFNLLKIAEAYDSNVNPDDLFIHCNTSFRTKSALDFNVNLLRNTNEAMAAVLGGCNSLWVQPHDEAAGKTASKTFKRIALNVSNILKEESHLNKVTDPTKGSYYIENIIHEISTSAWRIFTEFEEDGSYNHHYDNGNVHQIIDTDAGKAEQNLWARKDLMIGANTYQLIGEKISAYLDTEESGKSLEAKRLTATIEHMRYRIEKLVEEKGEKARPMAQIILLGTDPISKAKSDFAYSFLGIAGIGISSEEFTDKLDENIKLDQNATITVLCYAETPENLEKYASKHKGILLIAGQEPNEEELQKAGLYGCINRKVDTKRFLDRLLKDLGIELL, from the coding sequence ATGAGCGAAACTAAATTATTTAAAGATTTTGAAAAAAGTTCTGCCATAGATTGGAAGAATCAAATCATAAAGGAATTAAAAGACAAACCCTTTGAAAACCTGATCAGCAAAACGCCTGAAGGAATTTCGATTCAGCCTTTTTATCATAAAGATACGGCTGAGCATTCGGAAATAAATATCCAAAACCCAATACAAAAGATAAATGAGGCTTTATCACCTCGATATTGGGCAAACCAGGCCAAAGTGGCGGTGAATAATGAAAAAGAAGCCAATCAATCTGCTTTGGAAGCTTTAAACGGTGGGGCTGAAGGAATTATTTTTGTAATTGATAAAGCTGATATAAATCTGGATACACTATTAAATGAAATTCAGCCTGAATACTGCATGATTTCATTTGAATCCAGGGAACCTTTTTATTCCTTAATTTCACAATATTTAAATTTCATCAGTGCTCACGATATTGATAGCCATAAAATAAGTGGTTTTTATCATTGTGATATTATCGAATGCAGAGATGCAGGAATTATCGGGATAAATGATCATGATTTTGAAAGTATTGCTGAATTAATTCGCCATGCAGATGAATACCCTGACTTCAAACCATTATGTATGAGTAGCAATTTGTTTCATAATTCAGGAGCAAATATTACCAATGAATCAGGTTTATTGCTTTCAAAAGCGGTTGAGTTTTTTGATAAATTAACCGATTTAAAACTGGAGCTTAATCAAATTCTGAAATCCACGGTTTTTTCACTTGCGATAGGCAGTCATTTCTTTTTTGAAATTGCTAAGCTAAAAGCTTTAAAATTCAATCTATTGAAAATTGCTGAAGCTTACGATAGCAACGTAAATCCTGATGATCTATTTATTCATTGTAATACCAGTTTCAGAACTAAATCAGCACTTGATTTCAATGTAAATCTTTTGCGTAACACCAATGAAGCCATGGCTGCTGTTTTAGGCGGATGTAATAGCTTATGGGTACAACCACATGATGAAGCAGCCGGTAAGACCGCAAGCAAAACTTTCAAAAGAATTGCTTTAAATGTTTCCAATATATTAAAAGAAGAATCTCACTTAAATAAGGTGACTGACCCAACTAAAGGCAGCTACTACATAGAAAACATCATACATGAGATTTCAACTTCTGCCTGGAGAATCTTTACTGAATTCGAAGAAGATGGCTCCTATAATCATCATTATGATAACGGGAATGTGCATCAGATTATTGATACCGATGCCGGCAAAGCCGAACAAAATTTATGGGCTAGAAAAGACTTAATGATAGGCGCCAACACCTACCAATTGATAGGTGAAAAAATCAGTGCTTATTTAGATACCGAAGAAAGTGGGAAAAGCCTGGAAGCTAAAAGACTGACTGCCACTATTGAGCACATGAGATATAGAATAGAGAAATTGGTAGAGGAAAAAGGCGAAAAAGCCAGACCAATGGCTCAAATCATTTTATTAGGAACTGACCCGATCAGCAAAGCTAAATCAGATTTTGCTTACAGCTTTTTAGGAATAGCAGGAATTGGTATTTCCTCTGAGGAATTTACTGATAAGTTAGATGAAAATATTAAACTTGATCAGAATGCAACCATAACTGTTTTATGTTATGCCGAAACTCCTGAAAATTTAGAAAAGTATGCTTCTAAACATAAAGGAATTCTATTGATAGCCGGACAAGAACCAAATGAAGAGGAATTGCAAAAAGCTGGCTTATATGGATGTATCAACCGAAAAGTGGATACCAAAAGATTTTTAGACCGATTATTAAAAGATTTAGGAATAGAATTACTATGA